Proteins co-encoded in one Prunus persica cultivar Lovell chromosome G6, Prunus_persica_NCBIv2, whole genome shotgun sequence genomic window:
- the LOC109949705 gene encoding sulfate transporter 2.1-like, which yields MAPIVYMQSMDYATLAHLEPQYGLYTSIVPPLIYAMMGTSRDLVIGAEAVDSLLLSSMILESPGVDAINYKKIVFTTTLFAGVFQTACGVFRLGFLVDFLSHAAIIGFMAGAAIIIGLQQLKRLFGIKHFQQN from the exons ATGGCACCAA TTGTATATATGCAGAGCATGGATTATGCTACTTTGGCCCATCTTGAACCACAATATGGCCTAT ATACAAGTATCGTCCCGCCTCTTATATATGCAATGATGGGGACTTCAAGAGACTTGGTGATTGGAGCAGAAGCCGTTGATTCGCTGCTTTTATCTTCAATGATTCTGGAATCTCCTGGAGTTGATGCCATCAATTACAAAAAGATTGTTTTTACTACAACATTGTTTGCAGGAGTCTTTCAAACTGCCTGTGGAGTCTTCAG GTTGGGGTTTCTTGTGGATTTTCTGTCCCATGCTGCTATCATTGGGTTCATGGCAGGTGCAGCCATTATCATTGGTCTTCAACAGCTAAAGAGATTATTTGGGATCAAGCACTTTCAACAAAACTGA